From a region of the Citricoccus muralis genome:
- a CDS encoding sugar porter family MFS transporter, giving the protein MVTKDPTSRLNARVIGICIAAALGGFLFGFDTSVINGAVDALSEQFSLGAGLTGFAVSSALIGCAVGAWFAGPVANRLGRVPVMLLASVLFLVSAIGSGLAFGVWDLIVWRVIGGLGVGAASVIAPAYIAEVSPAGVRGRLGSLQQLAIVTGIFVALLSDAMFANLAGGAAEPFWWGLEAWRWMFMAEAVPAALYGIFAFRLPESPRFLVGRGKLDQAAQVLYDFTGVEQVNLKIQEIKGTLDSEKRESLRDLAGSLMGLKPIVWVGIALSVFQQFVGINVIFYYSTTLWRSVGFEESDALTVSVITSVTNIVVTIIAILLVDRVGRRPMLLVGSLGMAVSLALMAVAFSFATTTTAPDGTTSAELGGAWATVALVAANAFVVFFGATWGPLVWVLLGEMFPNRIRAGALAVAAAAQWAANFAVSTTFPMLADTGLSLAYGLYAAMAALSFIFVWWFVTETKGRELEEMTDSVSARRSRTRSPSPL; this is encoded by the coding sequence ATGGTCACCAAAGACCCCACCAGCCGGCTCAACGCCCGCGTCATCGGCATCTGCATCGCCGCCGCGCTCGGCGGTTTCCTGTTCGGCTTCGACACCTCGGTCATCAACGGCGCCGTCGATGCCCTGTCCGAACAGTTCTCGCTCGGGGCGGGGCTGACCGGTTTCGCCGTGTCCTCGGCCCTGATCGGATGCGCCGTGGGTGCCTGGTTCGCCGGGCCCGTGGCCAACCGGCTCGGCCGCGTGCCGGTGATGCTGCTGGCCTCGGTCCTGTTCCTGGTGTCCGCGATCGGATCCGGTCTGGCCTTCGGGGTCTGGGACCTGATCGTCTGGCGTGTGATTGGCGGTCTGGGCGTGGGAGCGGCGTCGGTGATCGCCCCGGCCTACATCGCCGAGGTCAGCCCCGCCGGGGTCCGCGGCCGCTTGGGCTCCCTCCAACAGCTGGCCATCGTCACCGGCATCTTCGTGGCCTTGCTCTCCGATGCGATGTTCGCCAACCTGGCCGGGGGCGCCGCCGAACCGTTCTGGTGGGGGCTGGAGGCCTGGCGGTGGATGTTCATGGCCGAGGCCGTCCCCGCCGCCCTCTACGGGATCTTCGCCTTCCGGCTGCCCGAGTCGCCGCGGTTCCTGGTGGGCCGGGGAAAGCTGGACCAGGCCGCCCAGGTGCTCTACGACTTCACCGGGGTGGAACAGGTCAACCTGAAGATCCAGGAGATCAAGGGCACCCTGGACTCCGAGAAGCGGGAGTCCCTGCGTGACCTGGCCGGATCGTTGATGGGGCTGAAGCCGATCGTGTGGGTCGGCATCGCCCTCTCGGTGTTCCAGCAGTTCGTCGGCATCAACGTCATCTTCTACTACTCCACCACGCTCTGGCGCTCCGTCGGGTTCGAGGAATCCGATGCCCTGACCGTCTCGGTGATCACCTCGGTGACGAACATCGTGGTGACGATCATCGCCATCCTGTTGGTGGACCGGGTCGGCCGGCGGCCCATGCTGCTCGTGGGCTCCCTGGGCATGGCAGTCTCCCTCGCCCTGATGGCCGTGGCCTTCTCCTTCGCCACCACCACCACCGCCCCGGACGGCACCACCAGCGCCGAGCTCGGCGGAGCCTGGGCGACAGTGGCCCTGGTGGCGGCCAACGCGTTCGTCGTGTTCTTCGGTGCCACCTGGGGACCTCTCGTCTGGGTCCTGTTGGGGGAGATGTTCCCCAACCGGATCCGCGCCGGTGCCCTGGCGGTGGCGGCCGCAGCCCAGTGGGCGGCCAACTTCGCGGTGTCCACCACGTTCCCAATGCTGGCCGACACCGGCCTGAGTCTGGCCTACGGCCTCTATGCGGCGATGGCCGCGCTGTCCTTCATCTTCGTGTGGTGGTTCGTGACGGAGACCAAGGGCCGGGAACTGGAGGAGATGACCGACTCGGTCAGCGCACGGCGATCCCGGACCCGCTCACCGTCTCCCCTATGA
- the nrfD gene encoding NrfD/PsrC family molybdoenzyme membrane anchor subunit: protein MTTSEFDSYRPPEEPRRRRRRDRPEQGNRRHRSGLAPSTSDGGREMAMVPEPQFTNTASNSYYGRPIVKAPPWDERVAAYLVCGGIAGGSSLLAFGAQLTGREILRRNTRITALAAAGVGAVALVADLGRPERFYNMMRTVKVSSPMSLGSWVLAGFSTGAGVAAAADVDRMLGEKLPLGPLRGILRAVEGPAGGLAALLGAPLAGYTAVLLSDTAMPTWNDAKEDLPFVFVSSASIAASGMAMITTPVRQTAPARALAVLGVVADVVATRYMEARMDPVAVEPLETGRPGMLMKWSERLAIAGGIGTLLGGRNRVVAAVSGAALVTASAFTRFGVFYAGKDSAQDPRYTVEPQKRRLAARRGAGITDDSITTVR from the coding sequence GTGACGACCTCCGAGTTCGACAGCTACCGCCCGCCCGAGGAGCCCCGCAGGCGCCGGCGCCGGGACCGTCCGGAACAGGGCAACCGCCGGCACCGTAGTGGCCTGGCCCCCTCCACCTCGGACGGCGGCCGCGAGATGGCCATGGTGCCCGAACCGCAGTTCACCAACACCGCCTCCAACTCCTACTACGGCCGCCCCATCGTCAAGGCCCCGCCGTGGGACGAGCGCGTGGCCGCCTATCTCGTGTGCGGTGGCATCGCCGGGGGATCCTCCCTGTTGGCCTTCGGTGCCCAGCTGACCGGCCGCGAGATCCTGCGCCGGAACACGCGCATCACCGCGCTGGCAGCAGCCGGCGTCGGCGCCGTGGCCCTGGTGGCGGACCTCGGCCGCCCCGAGCGGTTCTACAACATGATGCGCACCGTGAAGGTGTCCTCACCGATGAGCCTGGGCTCCTGGGTGCTGGCCGGCTTCAGCACCGGTGCCGGCGTGGCTGCGGCGGCGGACGTGGACCGGATGCTGGGGGAGAAGCTGCCCCTGGGACCGCTGCGCGGGATACTGCGGGCCGTCGAGGGGCCGGCCGGCGGGCTGGCCGCGCTGCTCGGGGCCCCGCTTGCCGGGTACACGGCGGTGCTGCTCTCGGACACGGCCATGCCCACCTGGAACGATGCGAAGGAGGACCTGCCGTTCGTGTTCGTCAGTTCCGCCTCCATCGCTGCCTCCGGGATGGCCATGATCACGACGCCGGTGCGCCAGACCGCGCCCGCCCGGGCACTCGCGGTGCTCGGCGTGGTGGCCGATGTGGTCGCGACCCGCTACATGGAGGCCCGGATGGACCCGGTAGCGGTGGAGCCGCTGGAGACCGGCCGTCCCGGGATGCTGATGAAGTGGAGTGAACGGCTGGCGATCGCTGGCGGCATCGGCACCCTACTGGGCGGCCGCAACCGCGTGGTGGCTGCCGTCTCCGGCGCCGCCCTGGTCACGGCCTCCGCATTCACCCGCTTCGGGGTGTTCTATGCCGGCAAGGACTCCGCTCAGGACCCGAGGTACACGGTCGAGCCGCAGAAGCGGCGCCTCGCTGCCCGCCGTGGGGCCGGCATCACGGACGATTCGATCACGACCGTCCGTTAG
- a CDS encoding 4Fe-4S dicluster domain-containing protein, with the protein MVQMTQGPDATVEGNPTADAHYEHPHPRKGFFTDTSICIGCKACEVACKEWNRNPVDSDYTLSNSSFDNSEGLGADTWRHVAFVEQDRQRVEEARESGRALVSLGMPTLRRAPGSGAGGADDAGAIRPSTRTGTRSGPLDGPIDASLVGGLQAGPDMGGLDVLSSLGSAVDSSAVDITPPDTPEFRWLMSSDVCKHCTNAGCLDVCPTGALFRTEHGTVVVQDDVCNGCGTCVAGCPFGVIERRKDGIAQPKTDRSPAPGVHAEKPSKAEKAAQPKKNKNAGVAQKCTLCYDRMTDGQTPACAQACPTTSIRYGEREDMVASAQERVAQLHAQGRTEARLYGANPKDGVGGTGSVFLLLDEPEVYGLPPDPRVPTRDLPRMYARAGIAMAGMVAAAGLAFLGGGRR; encoded by the coding sequence ATGGTGCAGATGACACAGGGCCCGGATGCGACTGTAGAGGGCAACCCCACGGCGGACGCCCACTACGAGCACCCACACCCGCGCAAGGGCTTCTTCACGGACACCTCCATCTGCATCGGCTGTAAGGCCTGCGAGGTGGCCTGCAAGGAGTGGAACCGCAACCCGGTCGACTCGGACTACACGCTCTCCAACTCCTCCTTCGACAATTCCGAGGGCCTCGGAGCGGACACCTGGCGCCACGTGGCGTTCGTCGAGCAGGATCGGCAGCGCGTGGAAGAGGCCCGTGAGTCCGGACGCGCGCTGGTCAGCCTGGGCATGCCCACCCTTCGGCGGGCGCCCGGAAGCGGAGCCGGGGGAGCGGACGACGCCGGCGCCATCCGTCCCAGCACCCGCACCGGTACCCGCTCGGGTCCGTTGGACGGCCCGATCGACGCCAGCCTGGTCGGCGGCTTGCAGGCCGGACCCGACATGGGTGGACTGGACGTGCTGTCCTCCCTCGGCTCGGCGGTTGATTCCTCGGCCGTGGACATCACCCCGCCGGACACCCCCGAATTCCGTTGGTTGATGTCCTCGGATGTCTGCAAGCACTGCACCAACGCCGGTTGCCTGGACGTGTGCCCCACCGGTGCGCTGTTCCGCACCGAGCACGGCACCGTGGTGGTCCAGGACGATGTCTGCAACGGCTGCGGAACCTGCGTGGCCGGTTGCCCGTTCGGTGTGATCGAGCGCCGCAAGGACGGCATCGCCCAGCCCAAGACGGATCGGTCGCCGGCGCCGGGCGTGCACGCCGAGAAGCCATCGAAGGCAGAGAAGGCCGCCCAGCCGAAGAAGAACAAGAACGCCGGCGTCGCGCAGAAGTGCACGCTCTGCTACGACCGCATGACGGACGGGCAGACCCCCGCGTGTGCGCAGGCCTGCCCCACCACCTCCATCCGGTATGGGGAGCGCGAGGACATGGTTGCCTCCGCGCAGGAGCGCGTGGCCCAGCTCCACGCGCAGGGCCGCACCGAGGCCCGCCTCTACGGCGCGAACCCGAAGGACGGGGTCGGCGGCACCGGTTCCGTGTTCCTCCTGCTGGACGAGCCCGAGGTGTACGGCCTGCCGCCGGACCCCCGGGTCCCCACCCGGGACCTGCCCCGGATGTACGCCCGCGCCGGGATCGCCATGGCCGGCATGGTCGCCGCCGCGGGACTGGCATTCCTCGGTGGGGGCCGCCGGTGA
- a CDS encoding NUDIX hydrolase, giving the protein MGQEPEPSRSLASHGAGPQGAAPAIAVSTVIFALRPEGDAAGSRPSLWTPFVLRTREPHLDRWALPGGWLPAGEELESAAARTLGETTGLHPSYLEQLYTFGGVDRSPTGRVVSVVYSALVRTDEVEQAAPGENVRWFRADRLPRLAFDHNTIVDYALERLRTKVEYAHIAHSFLGETFTLAQLRSVHEAVLGQELDAANFRRSVAASTDIVATGELMAGTPHRPPKLYRYQTHATRHRDIQPENPTAERVRP; this is encoded by the coding sequence ATGGGCCAGGAGCCGGAGCCGTCGAGATCGCTGGCGTCCCATGGAGCGGGGCCGCAGGGCGCAGCCCCGGCGATCGCCGTGTCCACCGTCATCTTCGCGCTGCGGCCGGAAGGTGATGCCGCTGGTTCCAGGCCGTCACTGTGGACTCCGTTCGTGCTGCGCACGCGTGAACCGCATCTGGACCGCTGGGCCCTGCCCGGGGGATGGCTTCCGGCAGGCGAGGAACTGGAGTCGGCCGCCGCCCGCACCCTGGGCGAGACGACCGGGCTGCATCCCAGCTATCTCGAGCAGCTCTACACCTTCGGTGGGGTGGACCGCTCCCCCACCGGCCGCGTGGTGTCCGTGGTCTACTCCGCGCTGGTCCGCACGGACGAGGTGGAACAGGCCGCCCCCGGGGAGAATGTCCGGTGGTTCCGCGCCGACCGGCTGCCCCGGCTCGCCTTCGACCACAACACGATCGTCGACTACGCCCTGGAGCGCCTGCGCACCAAGGTCGAGTATGCGCACATCGCCCACTCCTTCCTCGGCGAGACCTTCACCCTCGCCCAGCTCCGGTCCGTGCACGAGGCGGTGCTCGGGCAAGAGCTCGACGCCGCGAACTTCCGCCGCTCGGTGGCCGCCTCCACCGACATCGTGGCCACCGGTGAGCTGATGGCCGGCACACCGCACCGGCCACCCAAGCTCTACCGCTACCAGACACACGCCACCCGGCACCGTGACATCCAACCCGAGAATCCCACCGCAGAAAGGGTCCGACCATGA
- the nadA gene encoding quinolinate synthase NadA: protein MTAHSITVRQPSPAEAPPSVGPPIDASVDRTLKLIAAGSASGSSCAPALDSAPWMLDAGPAGSLPEPGYGPGASQDDPLPGAAPRQGELPASYREATEEELHERIRSAKTELGDRVVVLGHFYQRDEVVAHADFVGDSFQLAKAARTRPRAEAIVFCGVHFMAETADLLSTPEQSVILPNLAAGCSMADMADLDSVTDCWEQLEEIYGTAPDAAGRAPVIPVTYMNSSAALKGFVGRHGGIVCTSSNAAQVLEWAFERGQRVLFFPDQHLGRNTAKAMGIPLEQMPLWNPRKPLGGSTEEELMQATVLLWHGFCSVHKRFTVAQIEKARADFPDVHVMVHPECPMPVVDAADSSGSTDFIVKAIEAAPAGSTFAIGTEINLVQRLAAQYPQHTIFCLDPVICPCSTMYRIHPGYLAWALESLLDGEIVNQITVSEDVAEPARLALERMLSVVPAGAGR from the coding sequence ATGACGGCCCATTCCATCACCGTCCGCCAGCCCTCCCCCGCAGAGGCGCCCCCCTCAGTCGGGCCTCCGATCGACGCCTCCGTGGACCGGACCCTGAAGCTCATCGCCGCCGGTTCCGCCAGCGGGTCTTCCTGCGCACCCGCCTTGGACTCCGCACCCTGGATGCTCGACGCCGGCCCCGCCGGTTCGCTGCCCGAGCCCGGCTATGGCCCCGGGGCCTCGCAAGACGATCCCCTGCCGGGGGCGGCACCCCGCCAGGGCGAATTGCCGGCCTCCTACCGGGAGGCCACCGAGGAGGAACTACACGAGCGCATCCGCTCGGCCAAGACAGAGCTCGGTGACCGCGTGGTGGTGTTGGGCCACTTCTACCAGCGTGATGAAGTGGTGGCCCATGCCGATTTCGTGGGCGATTCCTTCCAGTTGGCCAAGGCCGCGCGCACCCGTCCCCGGGCCGAGGCGATCGTCTTCTGCGGCGTGCACTTCATGGCCGAAACCGCCGATCTGCTCTCCACGCCCGAACAGTCCGTGATCCTGCCCAACCTCGCCGCGGGCTGTTCCATGGCGGACATGGCCGACCTCGATTCCGTCACGGACTGCTGGGAGCAGTTGGAGGAGATCTACGGGACCGCACCGGACGCTGCGGGCAGGGCGCCGGTCATCCCGGTGACCTACATGAACTCCTCCGCGGCGCTCAAGGGCTTCGTGGGCCGTCACGGCGGGATCGTCTGCACGTCCTCGAACGCGGCACAGGTGCTGGAGTGGGCCTTCGAGCGTGGCCAGCGCGTGTTGTTCTTCCCGGACCAGCACCTCGGCCGCAACACCGCGAAGGCGATGGGCATCCCCCTGGAGCAGATGCCCCTGTGGAATCCGCGCAAACCACTGGGCGGCAGCACCGAGGAAGAGTTGATGCAGGCCACTGTGCTGCTGTGGCACGGCTTCTGCTCGGTCCACAAGCGCTTCACGGTCGCCCAGATCGAGAAGGCCCGTGCCGATTTCCCCGACGTGCACGTGATGGTGCACCCGGAATGCCCCATGCCCGTGGTGGACGCCGCCGATTCCTCGGGGTCCACGGACTTCATCGTCAAAGCCATCGAGGCGGCTCCGGCCGGGTCCACCTTCGCCATCGGCACGGAGATCAACCTGGTCCAGCGGCTCGCCGCGCAATACCCGCAGCACACGATCTTCTGCCTGGACCCGGTGATCTGCCCGTGCTCCACCATGTACCGCATCCATCCCGGCTATCTGGCCTGGGCACTGGAATCACTCCTGGACGGCGAGATCGTCAACCAGATCACCGTGTCCGAGGACGTGGCCGAGCCGGCCCGCCTGGCCCTGGAACGGATGCTGTCCGTGGTTCCGGCCGGGGCGGGGCGATGA
- the nadC gene encoding carboxylating nicotinate-nucleotide diphosphorylase codes for MTDLRHIDALVTAALDEDAPWGDLTSEALIPVDATLEARLVAREPGVFSGSEVFAAAFRLVDPRIRVQLLASDGERFESGDVLAEIAGPARGILRAERIGLNFVQRMSGIATQTARFVATVAGTGARIVDTRKTTPGLRLLERQAVRDGGGRNHRSTLSDAVMVKDNHLAAVAGAGLSVTEALVQMRARLPHTAHVEVEVDRLDQIPAVLAAGVDTVMLDNFTLDGLRQGVALIGGAALVEASGGVDLDSVAGIAATGVDVISVGALTHSVRSLDLGLDVAPGDAAREPATAP; via the coding sequence ATGACGGACCTCCGGCACATCGATGCCCTCGTCACCGCAGCCCTCGACGAGGATGCCCCCTGGGGTGACCTGACGTCCGAGGCCCTCATCCCGGTGGATGCCACGCTCGAAGCTCGGCTGGTGGCCCGCGAGCCGGGGGTGTTCAGCGGATCCGAGGTGTTCGCGGCGGCCTTCCGGCTCGTGGATCCGCGGATCCGCGTCCAACTGCTGGCCTCCGACGGCGAGCGCTTCGAGTCCGGCGACGTACTGGCCGAGATCGCCGGTCCGGCCCGCGGCATCCTCCGGGCAGAACGGATCGGACTGAATTTCGTCCAGCGCATGTCCGGCATCGCCACGCAGACCGCCCGCTTCGTGGCCACCGTGGCCGGCACCGGGGCGCGGATCGTGGACACCCGCAAGACCACCCCCGGGTTGCGTCTGCTGGAACGTCAAGCCGTGCGCGACGGCGGTGGGCGCAACCACCGCTCGACGCTCTCGGACGCGGTCATGGTCAAGGACAATCACCTGGCGGCGGTAGCCGGGGCCGGGCTGTCCGTCACCGAGGCGCTGGTGCAGATGCGTGCCCGTCTTCCGCACACCGCCCATGTGGAGGTCGAGGTGGATCGCCTGGACCAGATCCCGGCCGTCCTGGCGGCCGGGGTGGACACCGTGATGCTGGACAACTTCACCCTCGACGGGTTGCGCCAGGGTGTGGCCCTGATCGGTGGCGCTGCCCTCGTGGAGGCCAGCGGCGGGGTGGACCTGGATTCCGTGGCCGGGATCGCGGCCACCGGGGTGGACGTCATCTCCGTCGGCGCACTGACACACTCGGTCCGATCCCTGGACCTGGGACTGGACGTCGCTCCGGGCGATGCCGCGCGCGAGCCGGCCACCGCGCCATGA
- a CDS encoding cysteine desulfurase family protein yields the protein MIYADHAATTPVRREALEAMWPYLTGQFGNPSSHHTVGEAAAAGLEAARASIAQALGVRAGDLVFTGSGTEADNLAIKGIALGRPRGRHLITSPLEHEAVLASADHLARLHGFEVEYLTPNRDGLVSADQLAGLIRSDTTLVSVQYANNEIGTIQPLADLAQVTRAAGVPFHTDAVQAAGWLPLNVVALGVDALSLSGHKLGAPKGIGLLWVRGRFPLEPVLHGGGQERGRRSGTQNVPGAVALAAALTAAEAEREAVSTRLTELRARFASTVLDQVPGAQLTGSADLRLPASASFVFDGTGGEAVLLELERRGILCSSGSACAAGSDEPSHVLTALGLPDDLARTAVRFTFGPETTEAEAEGAARAVVESVAAIRGLSHRLTS from the coding sequence ATGATCTACGCGGACCATGCCGCCACCACGCCGGTGCGTCGGGAGGCGTTGGAGGCCATGTGGCCGTATCTGACGGGGCAGTTCGGCAACCCCTCCAGCCATCACACGGTGGGTGAGGCGGCAGCTGCAGGGCTGGAGGCGGCCCGGGCCTCCATCGCCCAGGCCCTGGGGGTCCGCGCCGGTGATCTGGTATTCACCGGCAGCGGGACGGAGGCGGACAACCTGGCCATCAAGGGGATCGCCCTCGGCCGTCCCCGCGGGCGTCACCTCATCACCAGTCCGCTCGAGCACGAGGCCGTCCTGGCCTCCGCCGACCACCTCGCCCGCCTCCACGGCTTCGAGGTCGAGTACCTCACGCCCAATCGGGACGGTCTCGTGTCCGCCGACCAGCTGGCCGGACTGATCCGGTCCGACACCACCCTGGTGTCCGTGCAGTACGCCAACAACGAGATCGGCACCATCCAGCCCCTGGCCGACCTGGCGCAGGTGACACGGGCCGCCGGGGTGCCCTTCCACACCGACGCCGTCCAAGCCGCCGGGTGGCTGCCCCTGAACGTGGTCGCGCTCGGCGTCGATGCCCTGAGCCTGTCAGGGCACAAGCTTGGCGCTCCCAAGGGCATCGGCCTGCTCTGGGTCCGCGGGCGATTCCCCCTGGAGCCGGTGCTGCACGGTGGTGGCCAGGAACGGGGCCGGCGCAGTGGCACCCAGAACGTGCCCGGAGCTGTGGCCCTGGCCGCCGCCCTCACCGCTGCCGAGGCCGAACGCGAGGCGGTCTCCACACGGTTGACCGAGCTCCGCGCCCGGTTCGCCTCCACCGTGCTGGACCAGGTGCCGGGCGCCCAGCTGACCGGCTCTGCGGACCTGCGCCTGCCGGCGTCGGCGTCCTTCGTCTTCGATGGGACCGGGGGCGAAGCCGTCCTGCTGGAACTGGAACGCCGGGGCATCCTCTGCTCCTCGGGATCGGCCTGTGCGGCCGGTTCGGACGAACCCTCCCACGTCCTGACAGCGCTGGGATTACCGGACGATCTGGCCCGGACCGCCGTACGGTTCACCTTCGGGCCCGAGACCACGGAGGCCGAAGCCGAGGGGGCCGCCCGCGCGGTGGTCGAGTCCGTGGCGGCCATCCGCGGACTCTCGCACCGGCTCACGAGCTGA
- a CDS encoding dodecin, translating to MANNVYNVTELVGTSPDGIDAAVANAVTEAGKTLRNLDWFEVQSVRGHLSDGKVADWQVTLKIGFRHEG from the coding sequence ATGGCCAACAACGTCTACAACGTGACCGAACTCGTCGGCACCTCCCCCGACGGCATCGACGCCGCTGTCGCCAATGCCGTCACTGAGGCCGGCAAGACCCTGCGGAACCTCGACTGGTTCGAGGTCCAGTCGGTGCGCGGTCACCTCTCGGACGGCAAGGTCGCCGACTGGCAGGTCACCCTCAAGATCGGTTTCCGTCACGAGGGCTGA
- a CDS encoding 4a-hydroxytetrahydrobiopterin dehydratase yields the protein MSDPKQKLTPSEIAEAGLTGWNLVEETLTARFATKRFTTGLEFVNRIGASAEEADHHPDLTLTYPEVAVTLSSHDVGGITSRDIDLARTISDHAAGLGVSPRDGNRS from the coding sequence ATGAGTGATCCGAAGCAGAAACTGACCCCGTCCGAGATCGCCGAGGCCGGCCTCACCGGCTGGAACCTGGTGGAGGAGACCCTGACGGCGCGGTTCGCCACCAAGAGATTCACCACCGGCCTGGAATTCGTGAACCGCATCGGTGCCTCCGCGGAAGAGGCCGACCACCATCCGGACCTGACCCTCACCTATCCCGAGGTGGCCGTGACGCTGTCCAGCCACGACGTCGGCGGCATCACCAGCCGGGACATCGATCTCGCGCGCACCATCAGCGACCATGCGGCAGGGTTAGGCGTCAGCCCTCGTGACGGAAACCGATCTTGA
- a CDS encoding 1-acyl-sn-glycerol-3-phosphate acyltransferase has translation MLQRLTARAFWTFSRWKLVSEPAPDRPTVLIGAPHTSNWDFAFMLAITWQLGIEVRWLGKKSLFHGWRGPIMRRLGGIPVDRTDPGRVVSEVVERVRSGEVFGLVVTPDGTRGAHAHWKSGFHRIALETGMPVTLGFVDRTTRTTGLGPTFELTGHIGTDMDRIRAFYADKAGFHPALRVEPRLREEDETA, from the coding sequence ATGCTCCAACGCCTCACCGCCCGTGCATTCTGGACGTTCAGCCGCTGGAAGCTGGTCTCCGAGCCCGCGCCGGACCGACCCACCGTGCTCATCGGTGCGCCACACACCTCCAACTGGGACTTCGCGTTCATGCTCGCCATCACCTGGCAACTGGGCATCGAGGTGCGCTGGCTCGGAAAGAAGAGCTTGTTCCACGGCTGGCGCGGACCGATCATGCGCCGCCTCGGCGGCATCCCCGTGGACCGTACGGATCCCGGCCGTGTCGTCTCCGAGGTGGTCGAACGGGTGCGGTCCGGGGAGGTCTTCGGCCTGGTGGTCACTCCGGACGGCACCCGCGGGGCGCATGCGCACTGGAAGTCAGGTTTCCATCGCATCGCCCTCGAGACGGGAATGCCGGTGACCCTCGGCTTCGTGGATCGCACGACGAGGACCACCGGCCTGGGTCCGACCTTCGAGCTGACCGGGCACATCGGCACCGATATGGACCGCATCCGCGCGTTCTACGCGGACAAGGCCGGATTCCATCCCGCACTGCGCGTGGAACCGCGGCTGCGTGAGGAAGACGAAACCGCCTGA
- the arfB gene encoding alternative ribosome rescue aminoacyl-tRNA hydrolase ArfB: MDDLHIPPGPGAPRCLTVPAGELLEQFSHASGPGGQGVNTTDSRVQLSLDLATTTALSDLQRERALERLAGKLTGTVLTISAAEHRSQRRNRTAARQRLAALLREALVPAIARKPTRPTRGSQRRRIEAKRQRAETKRHRRRPDRD, from the coding sequence GTGGACGATCTGCATATACCTCCGGGCCCCGGCGCGCCCCGCTGCCTCACCGTGCCGGCGGGAGAGCTGCTCGAGCAGTTCTCCCATGCGTCCGGCCCCGGCGGCCAGGGGGTCAACACCACCGACTCCCGCGTGCAGCTCAGCCTGGACCTCGCCACGACCACGGCCCTGAGCGATCTTCAGCGCGAACGTGCGCTCGAACGGCTCGCCGGGAAGCTCACGGGCACCGTCCTCACCATCAGCGCGGCGGAACACCGTTCCCAGCGGCGCAACCGCACGGCAGCACGGCAACGCCTCGCTGCTCTGCTGCGCGAGGCCTTGGTCCCGGCGATTGCACGGAAACCAACCCGGCCCACTCGAGGCTCACAGCGGCGCCGAATCGAGGCCAAACGCCAGCGCGCCGAGACCAAGCGCCACCGCAGGCGCCCCGACCGTGATTGA
- a CDS encoding M23 family metallopeptidase: MSVPLDLGYPFAGRWLVQNSPANRVPSHGTAQFGLSHAIDFVPVDDAGRSAPYRLTSFLRPEPAAIFPGFGRPLTAPVDGVVVGVHGDEPDHRSHRGLPSIGYAVTQRRRLGAGWLGLSGNHVLIETRGADGEVAVVVLCHLQQGSPVVRLGQSVRRGEALGRCGNSGNSTEPHVHVHAVDGRDISRARAVPISFHGSLPRNGEIVDAGQ, encoded by the coding sequence ATGTCCGTGCCACTTGATCTCGGCTATCCCTTTGCCGGCCGGTGGCTGGTGCAGAACAGCCCGGCGAATCGGGTGCCAAGTCACGGCACCGCGCAGTTCGGCCTCTCCCACGCGATCGATTTCGTCCCGGTGGACGACGCCGGCCGATCAGCCCCGTACAGGCTCACCTCGTTCCTGCGGCCGGAACCGGCCGCGATCTTCCCGGGGTTCGGCCGCCCGCTGACGGCCCCGGTCGACGGCGTGGTGGTCGGTGTGCACGGCGACGAGCCGGACCACCGATCACACCGGGGCCTCCCGTCGATCGGATACGCCGTGACCCAGCGGAGGCGCCTGGGTGCCGGGTGGCTGGGGTTGAGCGGCAACCACGTGCTCATCGAGACGCGTGGAGCCGACGGCGAGGTGGCCGTCGTCGTGCTCTGCCATCTCCAGCAGGGCAGTCCTGTGGTCAGGCTGGGACAGTCCGTCAGGCGGGGAGAGGCTCTCGGACGGTGCGGGAACTCCGGGAACAGCACCGAACCGCACGTGCATGTCCACGCCGTGGACGGGCGGGACATCAGCCGGGCCAGGGCCGTGCCGATCTCGTTCCACGGCAGCCTCCCCCGCAATGGTGAGATCGTGGACGCTGGCCAGTGA